A window of the Gammaproteobacteria bacterium genome harbors these coding sequences:
- a CDS encoding flavodoxin reductase — protein sequence MDFEVKLLMSEFVTHDVRRIIVTRPDNFRFEPGQGVELAIDTPQLREQGRPFTPTSLNEDLVLEFTIKAYPAHNGVTQALHELRPGANLLMSEAFGTIQYKGPGVFIAGGAGITPFIAIVRDLARKGKLSSQGLIFSNRRPADIIYEKELRHVFGNKLVLTCTESQAPGYKQLRIDKEFLTAHIKDLDQQFYVCGPPGFMEVVNGALQELGVEPDALVFEQ from the coding sequence ATGGATTTCGAAGTCAAGCTGCTGATGAGCGAGTTCGTCACTCACGACGTCAGGCGTATTATCGTTACGCGACCGGATAACTTCCGCTTCGAACCGGGGCAGGGAGTCGAGCTCGCGATAGATACGCCGCAATTGAGGGAGCAAGGACGCCCATTCACGCCGACGTCGCTGAACGAGGATCTCGTCCTCGAATTTACCATCAAGGCTTATCCGGCACACAATGGCGTTACACAGGCTCTGCACGAACTGCGACCGGGTGCGAACCTGTTGATGTCCGAGGCGTTCGGCACCATTCAATACAAAGGTCCAGGCGTTTTCATTGCCGGCGGTGCCGGAATCACGCCCTTCATAGCGATCGTCCGGGATCTGGCCAGAAAAGGGAAACTATCCAGCCAGGGTTTGATCTTTTCGAACCGGAGACCCGCCGACATCATCTACGAGAAAGAACTGCGGCACGTCTTCGGCAACAAGCTCGTTCTGACCTGCACAGAATCCCAGGCACCGGGATACAAGCAACTCAGAATCGACAAGGAGTTTCTGACGGCGCACATCAAGGATCTGGACCAGCAATTTTATGTATGCGGCCCGCCGGGTTTCATGGAGGTAGTCAATGGTGCTCTGCAGGAATTGGGTGTAGAGCCGGATGCCCTGGTATTCGAACAATAA
- a CDS encoding DUF1269 domain-containing protein, whose translation MTVDRGKERLYFLVPDLDAARRTVGTLKDVAAIDDDQLGIVAASSAPLGDLPEASVWKTTQLASGIEHGLLVGGVAGLIGSLLAVTLPPAGLVLAGSAVLATSAAGAGFAAIVSGLIAKDIPNEDIEALRGAIISGRILILVDSPTERRLYIVEALKASYPNTVIYSATESSPLKGPLTVVSR comes from the coding sequence ATGACGGTTGACAGGGGTAAGGAACGTCTCTACTTTCTTGTGCCCGATCTAGACGCGGCACGGCGTACCGTCGGCACACTCAAAGACGTAGCGGCCATCGACGATGATCAACTTGGAATCGTTGCCGCATCCTCAGCGCCGCTCGGGGATCTGCCCGAAGCGTCGGTCTGGAAAACAACACAGCTCGCCAGCGGGATCGAACACGGCCTGTTGGTCGGAGGTGTTGCCGGACTGATCGGCAGCCTGCTGGCTGTAACACTTCCACCGGCGGGACTGGTCCTGGCAGGAAGCGCCGTACTCGCGACCTCAGCCGCGGGCGCCGGGTTTGCGGCCATTGTCTCGGGACTTATTGCCAAAGACATACCCAACGAAGACATCGAGGCCTTGAGAGGCGCCATTATCTCCGGTCGTATTCTGATTCTGGTTGACTCACCGACAGAGAGAAGACTCTACATCGTCGAGGCCCTGAAAGCGTCGTATCCCAATACGGTTATTTATTCGGCTACTGAATCGTCCCCGCTCAAGGGCCCACTGACTGTCGTAAGTCGCTAA